The genomic DNA ATCTCTACCAAATAATATTCCAGAGTGTATAAAGGTTAATATAGATCATTTAGACATAGGAGACAAAATTACAGTAAAAAATATAGAAAAAGATAAATTTACAATATTACAATCAAGTGATTCACTTATTGTAAAAATTAAAATGTCACGTATTATATCTAAAGAAGAAAATAAAAAAGAAGAAAATAAAAAAGAAGAAAATAAAAAAGAAGAAGATAAAAAAGAAAAAAAAATGAATAGTAATTAATAATTATAAATTTTATGTCATTTAAAAATATTCATTTTATGAAAATAGCAATAAAAGAAGCCATAATTGCATTTAAAAAAAATGAAATACCAATAGGTGCAGTAATTACTTATAATAATTTTATTATTGCTAAAACCCATAATTTAACAAAAAGTTTAAATAATTCGATTGCACATGCAGAGATTTTAGCTATTAATGTGGCATTTAATTTTTTAGAAAAAGATAAAATAAGGAAATGTATTTTATATGTAACATTAGAACCATGTTTAATGTGTATAGGTGCTATTATATGTTCAAAAATTGAAAAAATTGTGTTTGGAGCATCTAATGATAAAGGATTTATATTTAATAATATTAAATTACATCCAAAAATTGTATATATATCAGGAATTATGAAAAATCAATGTGAATCTTTAATACAAGATTTTTTTTTATCGAAAAGAATTAAATAATAAAAATATTTAAATAGTTATTTTATTATTTTTTTTTCAAATTTAATATTATTGGTAAAGTTGTGGTTACGATAATTAATAATATTATCCATTCTAAATTATTTTTTAATTTTGGAAAATTTTTATCTAAATAGTGTCCCGATAACATGATAGATGAAGTCCAAACAATTGCTCCTATAATATTATATATCATAAATTTTTTAAAATTAACTTTAATAGCTCCTGCTATAATAGGAGCAAATGAACGAAACATTGGAAGAAATCTACTTATAATCAAAGCCGTTGTTTTATATTTATTATAAAATAATTTGGCTAAAATTAGATGTTTTTTTTTAAAGAAAAAAGAATCTTTTTTTTTATATAATAATTTGCCTGATTTATATCCTAACCAATAACCTTGTATATTTCCTAAAACAGCTACTAACGCAACGATTAAAATTATTACAAAAAAAGGTACGTTATAAAAATTTTTACATAGATCTTTTCCAAATATTCCTGCAGTAAACAATAAAGAATCTCCAGGTAGAAAAAACCCAATAAAAAAACCTGTTTCTGCAAAAACAATTGCTAAAATGATAAATAATGCAGTATTTC from Blattabacterium cuenoti includes the following:
- a CDS encoding DedA family protein, with the protein product MSNFWDFFHHLFNPRWIFLYFGNTALFIILAIVFAETGFFIGFFLPGDSLLFTAGIFGKDLCKNFYNVPFFVIILIVALVAVLGNIQGYWLGYKSGKLLYKKKDSFFFKKKHLILAKLFYNKYKTTALIISRFLPMFRSFAPIIAGAIKVNFKKFMIYNIIGAIVWTSSIMLSGHYLDKNFPKLKNNLEWIILLIIVTTTLPIILNLKKK
- a CDS encoding nucleoside deaminase codes for the protein MKIAIKEAIIAFKKNEIPIGAVITYNNFIIAKTHNLTKSLNNSIAHAEILAINVAFNFLEKDKIRKCILYVTLEPCLMCIGAIICSKIEKIVFGASNDKGFIFNNIKLHPKIVYISGIMKNQCESLIQDFFLSKRIK